In Gemmobacter sp. 24YEA27, a genomic segment contains:
- a CDS encoding DUF2312 domain-containing protein — protein MNDAFNVTADELRQLIERIEQYEAEKKDIAEQLKEVYAEAKGRGFDTKALRKIVSLRKQDADERQEADAILEVYMTALGMN, from the coding sequence ATGAATGACGCCTTCAATGTGACCGCCGATGAGCTGCGTCAGCTGATCGAGCGGATCGAACAGTACGAAGCCGAAAAGAAGGACATCGCCGAGCAGCTGAAAGAGGTCTATGCCGAGGCCAAGGGCCGGGGCTTTGACACCAAGGCGCTGCGCAAGATCGTGTCCTTGCGCAAGCAGGATGCCGATGAGCGCCAGGAAGCGGATGCGATCCTCGAAGTTTACATGACCGCGCTCGGGATGAACTGA